DNA sequence from the Cyanobacteriota bacterium genome:
GGATACCTCAGGTAGGATCACAGCAAACTCTTCACCTCCGTATCGGGCTACTAGGTCTGCTGAGCGGTTCACAACGCTACGAATTGCCTGAGCGACCAGTTGCAGACACTGATCACCCATGGTATGACCGTAGGTGTCGTTGTACGCCTTGAAATAATCCACATCACAAATTAATAATGTCAGCGGTGAATTAATTCGAGCTAGACGACGCCATTCTCGGTGTAAGTATTCATCAAAACACCGTCGATTTGAAAGTTGGGTTAAGGCATCTGTTGACGCATCTTTAGCAGTCACCAAAAATTTTTCATATAGAAACTCCATCATATTGTCACCATGAATGTTAACTGTGTCCAAAATAAGTTCTAGGTCAGCTTTTTCTTGCAATATGGACTGTAAGAAGTCTCGTAATTTGGCTTCTACTCGCTGCCGCTCAACAATCTCATTCTGGAGTGACTGGTTAGTCTGATAAAGCTGGCGCTCGATCACATCACTGTGGGCAATAACGGTTTCCAATACACATTCGAGCTCAGCTTTTTCTCGACTCAGTGTTTCTACTTGTTGACGCAGCCTAGCTAATTCTTGTGAACAGTCGTCCATAGGGAATTACAGTCATCATTACAGGTTGGTGCTAGTTGTTGATGCTCGCCCAAAGTTGTCTAATTGCCACCCCTTCAGGGATATAACAGTTAGTAGAGATTTGAACCTCACTTAGCTCGTAGACTTAGCTTGACCATA
Encoded proteins:
- a CDS encoding diguanylate cyclase, which produces MDDCSQELARLRQQVETLSREKAELECVLETVIAHSDVIERQLYQTNQSLQNEIVERQRVEAKLRDFLQSILQEKADLELILDTVNIHGDNMMEFLYEKFLVTAKDASTDALTQLSNRRCFDEYLHREWRRLARINSPLTLLICDVDYFKAYNDTYGHTMGDQCLQLVAQAIRSVVNRSADLVARYGGEEFAVILPEVSLDSGRQVAEKIQLAIAQLCIAHSGSNIHPYVTLSIGVSCQIPTSELTPLQLTIAADRALYLAKHQGRNCIVCYEEGRLSSS